A single window of Vigna radiata var. radiata cultivar VC1973A chromosome 4, Vradiata_ver6, whole genome shotgun sequence DNA harbors:
- the LOC106758185 gene encoding transcription factor bHLH62, which translates to MENQFFLNAPQLHFDPSPPPCPPSWHSLSSPMDVQVLNCSTQRTHDSFYTPPWEDKSTDHAVQFDSALSSMVSSPAASNSNMSTDNFVIRELIGKLGNIGAGGSDEISPHSQPLLPASSYINGNNSTNTSCYSTPLSSPPKLSLNKIPTMMNHLVKEGMPPSLNSSVAEFSTDPGFAERAAKFSCFGSRSFNGRTTQLGPSNAELTHRSSPLVENGKLPRVSSSPSLKVLGSQMSAQENKNSPLQDQMEVANSQEESTISEQIPNGDNGMKPSPYANSRKRKGPSKGKAKETSTPTNPPMAAEASEDSNAKRSKANEGEGNENGQVKAEEESKGVTSNTNDDKQNKSNSKPPEPPKDYIHVRARRGQATDSHSLAERVRREKISERMKLLQDLVPGCNKVTGKALMLDEIINYVQSLQRQVEFLSMKLASVNTKLDFSIESLISKDIFQSNNSLAQPIFPLDSSAPAFYGQHPQQNPAIHSNIPNGTVSHTSVDPLDTGLCQNLGMQLSHLNAFNEGASQYPIAFSEGDLHTIVQMGFGQTANRKTPVQSQSFNGSNQVPL; encoded by the exons ATGGAAAACCAGTTCTTCCTCAATGCTCCTCAGCTCCATTTTGACCCTTCACCACCTCCTTGTCCACCTTCTTGGCATTCACTCTCTTCTCCCATGGATGTTCAAGTTTTGAATTGCTCAACTCAGAGGACACATGATTCCTTTTACACACCGCCATGGGAGGACAAGTCAACGGATCATGCTGTTCAGTTTGATTCTGCACTCAGTTCAATGGTGTCTTCTCCTGCAGCTTCCAATTCCAACATGTCAACTGATAATTTTGTCATCAGGGAGTTGATTGGCAAATTGGGAAACATTGGTGCTGGTGGCTCTGATGAGATCTCACCTCATTCTCAGCCTTTGCTTCCTGCATCTTCCTACATCAATGGCAATAACAGCACCAACACTTCATGTTACAGCACCCCTTTGAGTTCTCCTCCCAAGCTGAGCTTGAACAAGATCCCCACAATGATGAATCACTTGGTGAAAGAGGGCATGCCCCCCAGTTTGAATTCCAGTGTGGCAGAATTCTCAACTGATCCTGGTTTTGCTGAGAGGGCTGCAAAGTTTTCTTGCTTTGGAAGTAGGAGTTTCAATGGCAGGACCACCCAATTGGGCCCCAGCAATGCTGAGTTGACTCACAGATCTTCTCCATTGGTGGAAAATGGGAAGCTCCCCAGAGTCTCAAGTAGTCCATCTCTCAAAGTGCTTGGATCTCAAATGAGTGCCCAGGAGAACAAGAATTCTCCATTGCAAGACCAAATGGAAGTGGCCAATTCTCAAGAGGAATCAACAATCTCGGAACAAATTCCAAATGGGGACAATGGGATGAAACCTTCCCCATATGCGAattctagaaaaagaaaaggtccaTCCAAAGGAAAAGCCAAGGAAACTTCAACCCCCACCAACCCCCCTATG GCTGCTGAAGCCAGTGAAGATTCAAATGCAAAGCGCAGCAAGGCTAACGAAGGTGAGGGCAATGAAAATGGCCAAGTGAAGGCAGAGGAAGAGTCCAAAGGGGTAACCAGTAATACAAATGATGACAAACAGAACAAGAGTAACTCAAAACCTCCAGAGCCTCCAAAGGATTACATTCATGTCAGAGCAAGAAGAGGTCAAGCCACTGACAGTCACAGTCTTGCAGAAAGA GTCCGGAGGGAGAAAATCAGTGAAAGAATGAAGCTTCTCCAAGATCTTGTCCCAGGTTGCAATAAG GTGACAGGTAAAGCACTTATGcttgatgaaattataaactatgTCCAGTCATTGCAGCGCCAAGTTGAG TTTCTGTCCATGAAGTTGGCTTCTGTTAACACCAAGCTGGATTTTAGTATTGAGAGTCTAATCTCGAAAGAT ATATTTCAATCAAATAATTCTTTGGCACAGCCAATATTCCCACTAGATTCCTCAGCACCAGCCTTTTATGGGCAACACCCTCAACAAAACCCAGCAATCCACAGTAACATTCCTAATGGAACTGTGTCCCACACCTCAGTGGACCCATTGGATACTGGTTTGTGCCAAAACCTTGGCATGCAGTTATCTCACCTAAATGCCTTTAATGAAGGTGCCTCTCAG TATCCAATAGCATTCTCTGAAGGTGACCTCCACACCATTGTTCAGATGGGATTTGGCCAAACTGCAAATAGGAAAACACCAGTACAATCTCAGAGTTTCAATG GCTCAAATCAAGTACCCCTATGA